A region of Mesorhizobium sp. AR02 DNA encodes the following proteins:
- a CDS encoding RNA polymerase sigma factor codes for MTELAWISSAISSARPQAMGALLRYFRDLDTAEEAFQDACLRALKNWPQNGPPRDPAAWLIFVGRNSGIDAVRKRAKQAPMPEEDQISDLEDAESDVAERLDGAHYRDDILRLLFICCHPDLPATQQIAVALRIVSGLTVKQIARAFLVGESAMEQRITRAKARIADAGVPFETPGAVERSERLAAVAAMVYLIFNEGYSTNSGEAPARAPLCEEAIRLARLLLRLFQTEPEIMGLTALLLLQHARAPARFDGDGEIVLLEDQDRGLWSRKMIDEGLALVDKALRHRKPGPYQVQAAIAALHARAEKAEDTDWVEIDLLYGLLEQMQPSPVITLNRAVAVSKVRGPEAALAMIEPLEERLSGYFHFFGLKGGLLMQLDRGEEARVAFDRAIALANTAAEAAHIRMHIDRLMKDGAVRTPAKKAN; via the coding sequence ATGACCGAACTTGCCTGGATCAGCTCCGCGATCAGCTCTGCCCGCCCGCAGGCGATGGGCGCGCTGCTGCGCTATTTCCGCGATCTCGATACGGCGGAGGAGGCTTTCCAGGACGCGTGCCTCAGGGCACTGAAGAACTGGCCGCAGAACGGGCCGCCGCGCGATCCGGCGGCCTGGCTGATCTTTGTCGGCCGCAACAGCGGCATCGATGCGGTGCGCAAGCGCGCCAAGCAGGCGCCGATGCCGGAAGAGGACCAGATCTCCGATCTGGAAGATGCCGAGAGCGACGTCGCCGAGCGGCTGGATGGGGCGCACTACCGCGACGACATATTGCGGCTGCTGTTCATCTGCTGTCACCCCGATCTGCCGGCAACGCAGCAGATCGCGGTCGCGCTGCGCATTGTCTCCGGTCTCACCGTCAAGCAGATCGCGCGGGCCTTCCTGGTCGGCGAGAGCGCCATGGAGCAGCGCATCACCCGCGCCAAGGCGCGCATTGCCGATGCCGGCGTACCGTTCGAGACGCCGGGCGCGGTCGAGCGCTCCGAGCGGCTCGCCGCGGTGGCGGCGATGGTCTACCTGATCTTCAACGAAGGCTATTCGACCAACAGTGGCGAGGCACCGGCCCGCGCGCCGCTGTGCGAGGAGGCGATCCGGCTCGCCCGGCTGCTGCTGCGGCTGTTCCAGACCGAGCCGGAGATCATGGGGCTGACGGCGCTGCTTTTGCTGCAGCATGCACGCGCGCCAGCTCGTTTCGACGGCGACGGCGAGATCGTTCTGCTCGAGGACCAGGATCGCGGCCTGTGGAGCCGCAAGATGATCGACGAGGGGCTGGCCCTTGTCGACAAGGCATTGCGCCATCGCAAACCCGGTCCCTACCAGGTGCAGGCGGCAATCGCCGCCCTGCATGCGCGGGCAGAGAAGGCCGAGGACACCGACTGGGTGGAGATCGACCTGCTCTACGGCCTGCTCGAACAGATGCAGCCGTCGCCGGTCATCACGCTCAACCGCGCGGTGGCGGTCTCCAAGGTACGCGGCCCGGAAGCCGCGCTTGCCATGATCGAGCCGCTGGAAGAAAGGCTTTCCGGCTATTTCCACTTCTTCGGCCTCAAGGGCGGGCTGCTGATGCAGCTCGATCGGGGCGAAGAGGCGCGTGTCGCCTTCGACCGCGCCATCGCTCTTGCCAACACGGCGGCGGAAGCGGCCCATATCCGCATGCATATTGACCGCTTGATGAAGGACGGCGCCGTGCGCACGCCGGCAAAAAAGGCCAACTGA
- a CDS encoding ShlB/FhaC/HecB family hemolysin secretion/activation protein, which yields MKYRSKIAIGKQAEGLPVSCRPGARGVWSAMLAASICLWLPTSAFAETASQITPPSFRPPPQANMAGVTIPEGSGLEAPAGAEKLKVKLRDVSVEGGLPDMAEATRKIVAGLAHRTVTAAEIFAAARALETEYGRAGYALVRVVLPAQKLNDGARLRLVVIDGYLERIDISNLPERIRGRVEATLAPLVGQKSIKLSAIERKLLLAGDTPGARLRSTLQAGIAKGASVLVIDGKYRPLGGQVTVDNSLSPSLQRWSTGVGVDFNSLLGLGELVYVRIGGYPDGGESGLFTDAPRNRNYAAGIVVPIGYDGLTLNLEATRTRANPTAEPGTLGFGSEFERYSARLRYPWIRSRELTVSSELSFDAQNDFLNAVTPISLPIAEDRLRIIRFGTDATWFTPLGGVFTGNVVASFGIDGLGARSAADATPLLPLSRQGADAAFQKLEVSASYSQPLATHLGLDLYARAQTSFGKPLLQSEQIGLTGANGLSSFDAGALQGDSGYVLRGELSSPWYMPFTGGIVSLSPYVFGAVGQVHLEMPTVLETADIVGASYGLGLKLGTALAGDVTNASLTLEWGRQHRDDHVPTSDRFSLAGAIQF from the coding sequence GTGAAGTATAGAAGCAAGATCGCGATTGGCAAACAAGCCGAAGGCCTGCCTGTTTCCTGCAGGCCCGGCGCGCGCGGTGTGTGGTCCGCCATGCTCGCCGCTTCGATTTGTCTATGGCTCCCCACCAGTGCGTTCGCCGAGACCGCCAGCCAGATCACGCCGCCAAGTTTCCGGCCGCCACCGCAGGCCAACATGGCGGGCGTTACGATCCCGGAAGGATCGGGTCTCGAGGCGCCGGCGGGTGCCGAGAAGCTGAAGGTCAAGCTCAGGGATGTCAGCGTCGAGGGCGGCCTGCCCGATATGGCCGAGGCAACGCGCAAGATCGTTGCGGGCCTCGCCCATCGCACGGTGACGGCGGCGGAAATCTTTGCCGCGGCGCGGGCGCTGGAGACCGAATATGGCCGCGCCGGCTATGCGCTGGTCCGGGTCGTGCTGCCGGCGCAGAAGCTCAACGACGGTGCAAGGCTCAGGCTCGTCGTTATCGACGGCTACCTCGAACGGATCGACATCAGCAACCTGCCCGAGCGCATACGCGGACGGGTCGAGGCAACGCTGGCGCCGCTGGTCGGGCAGAAAAGCATCAAGCTGTCGGCGATCGAGCGCAAGCTGCTCTTGGCCGGCGACACGCCGGGCGCCAGGCTGCGCTCGACCTTGCAGGCCGGTATCGCCAAGGGCGCCAGCGTGCTGGTCATCGACGGCAAGTACCGCCCGCTTGGCGGCCAGGTCACGGTGGACAACTCGCTGTCGCCATCGCTGCAGCGCTGGTCGACGGGCGTCGGCGTCGATTTCAACTCGCTGCTTGGCCTCGGCGAACTCGTCTATGTGCGCATCGGCGGCTATCCCGATGGCGGCGAGAGCGGCCTGTTCACCGATGCTCCGCGCAACCGCAACTATGCCGCCGGCATCGTCGTGCCGATTGGCTATGACGGGCTGACGCTCAACCTGGAAGCCACCCGCACACGCGCCAATCCGACCGCCGAGCCCGGCACGCTCGGCTTCGGCAGCGAGTTCGAGCGTTATTCGGCCAGGCTTCGCTATCCCTGGATACGCAGCCGCGAACTGACCGTCAGCAGCGAACTCTCATTCGATGCGCAGAACGATTTTCTCAATGCGGTGACGCCGATCTCGCTGCCGATCGCCGAGGATCGGCTTCGCATCATCAGGTTCGGCACGGACGCCACCTGGTTCACGCCGCTCGGCGGCGTCTTCACCGGCAATGTCGTGGCCTCGTTCGGCATTGACGGGCTCGGCGCGCGCTCGGCCGCCGACGCCACGCCGCTGCTGCCGCTGTCGCGCCAGGGGGCCGATGCCGCCTTCCAGAAGCTCGAGGTCTCGGCCAGCTACAGCCAGCCGCTGGCCACCCATCTCGGCCTTGATCTCTACGCCCGCGCGCAGACCTCGTTCGGCAAGCCGTTGCTGCAGTCGGAGCAGATCGGGCTCACCGGCGCCAACGGCCTGTCGAGCTTCGACGCCGGCGCGCTGCAGGGCGATTCCGGCTATGTGCTGCGCGGCGAGCTGTCCTCGCCCTGGTATATGCCGTTCACCGGCGGCATCGTTTCGCTATCGCCCTATGTCTTCGGCGCTGTCGGGCAGGTCCATCTCGAAATGCCGACCGTGCTCGAGACGGCTGACATCGTCGGCGCGTCATACGGGCTTGGCCTGAAGCTCGGCACGGCGCTTGCGGGCGATGTGACCAACGCCAGCCTGACGCTGGAATGGGGCCGCCAGCATCGCGACGACCATGTGCCGACCAGCGATCGCTTTTCGCTCGCTGGCGCCATCCAGTTCTGA
- a CDS encoding glycosyltransferase family 2 protein, with product MKAVSVVIPAHNAAKTIATTLASLASEAGVIGEILLVDDASSDGTAAAALQAAAKLSLPLRVLPANCRDAGGARNIALAQVLCPWVYLIDADDLHLEGGLRALLQQAERQAKADMIVGAYRRRVNGQDRQIKVPNGYQAGCLANAAAYVKGDIRSVAVGSVLASRHLIGETRFPVGLAYDEDTLFWARLMSTASLAMIQQPVMVYEVSPMRSDDRFAIKPVKRFLDWRRELRTLTDCSIPVSALKTREGLVALKIARVHYARGDLDTAARFLALAAAAPKRRSEAWRCLRYRFKLAVRRRMSAPGIELQDAL from the coding sequence TTGAAAGCGGTCAGCGTCGTCATCCCTGCCCACAATGCGGCGAAAACCATCGCTACAACGCTGGCGTCTCTCGCCAGCGAGGCCGGGGTTATCGGCGAGATTCTGCTCGTCGATGACGCATCATCAGACGGTACGGCTGCCGCGGCACTGCAGGCCGCCGCGAAATTGTCTCTGCCGCTGCGCGTGCTGCCGGCCAATTGCCGCGATGCCGGTGGCGCGCGCAACATTGCACTGGCGCAGGTGCTCTGCCCCTGGGTGTACCTGATCGACGCTGACGACCTGCATCTTGAGGGCGGTTTGCGTGCGCTACTCCAGCAGGCCGAACGCCAGGCAAAAGCCGACATGATCGTTGGCGCTTACCGGCGTCGGGTGAACGGGCAGGACCGGCAGATCAAGGTGCCGAATGGATATCAGGCTGGCTGTCTGGCAAACGCTGCGGCCTATGTGAAAGGCGACATTCGCTCGGTCGCGGTGGGCAGCGTGCTGGCATCCCGACACCTGATCGGCGAGACGCGGTTTCCTGTCGGGCTGGCATATGATGAGGACACATTGTTTTGGGCGCGGCTGATGAGTACGGCGTCGCTGGCCATGATTCAGCAGCCTGTGATGGTCTATGAGGTCTCGCCGATGCGCTCCGACGATCGTTTTGCGATCAAGCCGGTGAAGCGTTTTCTTGATTGGCGCCGCGAGCTGCGCACGCTCACCGATTGCAGCATCCCGGTCTCCGCGCTCAAAACCAGGGAGGGGCTTGTCGCCCTCAAGATCGCCCGCGTCCACTATGCGCGCGGCGACCTGGACACCGCGGCGCGCTTCCTGGCGCTGGCTGCGGCCGCGCCGAAACGACGGTCCGAGGCCTGGCGTTGCCTGCGCTACCGGTTCAAGCTCGCGGTGCGACGCCGGATGTCGGCTCCGGGGATAGAACTGCAGGACGCCTTGTAG
- a CDS encoding aldehyde dehydrogenase family protein — protein MTIAKETAELLAKLGVAKDALVGGDLIVRSPVTGEEIAALKTISPADAAKTIDAAHKAFQSWRLVPGPKRGELVRLLGEELRAHKAELGRLVSIEVGKIPSEGLGEVQEMIDICDFAVGLSRQLYGLTIATERPGHRMMETWHPLGVVGVISAFNFPVAVWSWNAALALVCGDAVVWKPSEKTPLTALACEAIFKRAVKRFGADAPQGLAPVLIGDRAVGEILVDHPKVPLVSATGSTRMGRDVGPRLAKRFARAVLELGGNNAGIVCPTADLDMALRAIAFGAMGTAGQRCTTLRRLFVHESVYDALVPRLKKAYESVSVGNPLETSSLVGPLIDKAAFDAMQKALKEAAAHGGKVTGGTRVENGHPDAYYVHPALVEMQSQVSPVTEETFAPILYVMKYSDFDAVLDEHNAVGAGLSSSIFTRDLQESERFLGVDGSDCGIANVNIGTSGAEIGGAFGGEKETGGGRESGSDAWKAYMRRATNTVNYSKALPLAQGVSFDID, from the coding sequence ATGACCATAGCGAAGGAAACGGCTGAGCTTCTGGCGAAACTGGGTGTGGCCAAGGACGCGCTTGTCGGTGGCGACCTGATCGTGCGCAGCCCGGTCACGGGCGAAGAGATTGCCGCGCTGAAGACGATTTCGCCGGCCGATGCGGCCAAGACCATCGATGCCGCGCACAAGGCGTTCCAGTCCTGGCGGCTGGTGCCGGGGCCGAAGCGCGGCGAACTGGTGCGCCTGCTTGGCGAGGAATTGCGTGCACACAAGGCCGAGCTTGGCCGGCTGGTGTCGATCGAGGTCGGCAAGATCCCGTCCGAGGGCCTCGGCGAAGTGCAGGAGATGATCGATATCTGCGATTTCGCTGTCGGTCTGTCCCGGCAATTGTACGGCCTGACCATCGCCACCGAGCGTCCGGGCCATCGCATGATGGAAACCTGGCATCCGCTCGGCGTTGTCGGTGTCATTTCGGCCTTCAACTTCCCGGTCGCGGTGTGGTCGTGGAATGCGGCACTGGCGCTGGTCTGCGGCGACGCGGTGGTGTGGAAGCCGTCGGAGAAGACGCCGCTGACCGCACTTGCCTGCGAGGCGATCTTCAAGCGCGCGGTGAAGCGTTTCGGCGCCGACGCGCCGCAGGGGCTGGCGCCGGTGTTGATCGGCGACCGCGCCGTCGGCGAAATCCTGGTCGACCATCCCAAGGTGCCGCTGGTTTCGGCCACCGGCTCGACGCGCATGGGCCGGGATGTCGGCCCACGCCTGGCCAAGCGTTTTGCACGCGCCGTGCTGGAATTGGGTGGCAACAATGCCGGCATCGTCTGCCCAACCGCCGATCTCGACATGGCGCTGCGCGCCATCGCCTTCGGCGCCATGGGCACGGCAGGCCAGCGCTGCACGACGTTGCGGCGCCTGTTCGTGCATGAGAGCGTCTATGACGCGCTGGTTCCGCGCCTGAAGAAGGCGTACGAGAGTGTTTCGGTCGGCAATCCGCTGGAGACGTCCTCGCTGGTCGGACCGCTGATCGACAAGGCGGCGTTCGATGCCATGCAGAAGGCGTTGAAGGAAGCGGCCGCCCATGGCGGCAAGGTGACCGGCGGTACGCGGGTCGAGAACGGCCACCCCGATGCCTATTATGTGCATCCGGCGCTGGTCGAAATGCAAAGCCAAGTCTCGCCGGTGACCGAAGAAACCTTCGCGCCGATCCTCTATGTGATGAAATATTCGGATTTCGACGCCGTGCTCGACGAGCACAATGCGGTCGGCGCCGGCCTGTCGTCGTCGATCTTCACCCGCGACCTGCAGGAATCCGAACGCTTCCTCGGTGTCGACGGTTCGGACTGCGGCATCGCCAATGTCAACATCGGCACGTCAGGGGCCGAGATCGGCGGTGCTTTCGGCGGTGAAAAGGAAACCGGCGGCGGCCGCGAGAGCGGCTCCGATGCGTGGAAGGCCTATATGCGGCGCGCCACCAACACGGTGAATTATTCGAAGGCGCTGCCGCTTGCCCAGGGCGTCTCGTTCGACATCGATTGA
- a CDS encoding YciI family protein, whose translation MLYAILCYASEDVVSSWSKAQDDEVMANLLNVQDKYAKAGRLGPVARLLPTTAATTLRKVKGESVVIDGPFAETKEQFLGFYTLECADLDEAVEFARELSEVNPSGGSYEIRPVSVFNPTKVAV comes from the coding sequence ATGCTCTACGCCATCCTCTGCTATGCCTCCGAAGACGTCGTCAGCTCCTGGAGCAAGGCGCAGGACGATGAAGTCATGGCCAATCTCCTCAACGTTCAGGACAAGTACGCCAAGGCCGGCCGGCTCGGCCCGGTAGCGCGGCTTTTGCCGACGACGGCGGCGACGACGCTGCGGAAGGTCAAGGGCGAATCGGTGGTCATCGACGGACCATTCGCCGAGACCAAAGAGCAGTTCCTCGGTTTCTATACGCTGGAATGCGCCGATCTCGACGAGGCCGTCGAATTCGCCCGTGAGCTCTCCGAGGTCAATCCGAGTGGAGGATCCTATGAGATCCGGCCGGTCTCGGTGTTCAATCCCACCAAGGTTGCCGTATGA
- a CDS encoding circularly permuted type 2 ATP-grasp protein, producing the protein MAKGNHKRIRGKPQIHSLLEHYQPIDGVVDEMVDAAGNPRPVWKHFIEALDDLGAEKLGQRFARADQYLRDAGVYYRVYDKAGANEREWPLAHVPLLIEDAEWAAISAGLVQRAELFEETIADIYGPNRLIEKGILPARLIAASPEYLRPVVGTTPAGGHYLHFCAFELGRGPDGQWWVLGDRTQAPSGAGFALENRVATTRALSDIYGEMHVHRLAGFFRRFRDALIGMARESDGRVAILTPGPLNETYYEHAYIARYLGIMLLEGEDLTVSGGRLMVRTVSGLMPISVLWRRLDAAFADPLELRSDSQIGTPGLVEAIRQRAVSTVNALGSGLMETRALLAFLPKISRALRGEELLLPSVATWWCGQATERAHVLANIDRMVVGPALSTRLAFEDDGQTTLGSALSAGERAELVARIESDGGAFVGQEAVTLSTTPVFVGGWLEPRPASLRVYLARTPEGWTVMPGGFARVGLSLDPTAIAMQRGGQAADVWVVSDRPVERETLLPQEGDSFTRTRPGSLPSRAAENLTWLGRYIERSEDTVRILRAYHVRLAETSDPDMPLLADIRDYLEPFGIDVETAIPSGLIGTLDSAVYSAGQIRDRFSPDGWLALKDLSKTIHQFATTVAPGDDATRAMTVILRKLAGFSGLLHENMYRFAGWRFLEIGRRLERGIQIARTLSQLTRAKAPDGALDMMLEIGDSVMTHRRQYPVQAGRRTVIDLLALDPLNPRSILFQLERLKAEIGLLPSVGGEGHMSPAAKEILQLNTQIAIKEPSDMTAKALDDLAYEIGGLYNSLAKAYFG; encoded by the coding sequence ATGGCAAAGGGGAATCACAAGAGGATACGCGGCAAGCCGCAGATCCACAGCCTGCTGGAGCACTACCAGCCGATCGACGGCGTCGTCGACGAGATGGTCGACGCTGCAGGCAATCCCCGTCCGGTGTGGAAGCATTTCATCGAGGCGCTCGACGATCTCGGTGCCGAAAAGCTCGGCCAGCGTTTCGCCCGCGCCGACCAGTATCTACGCGATGCCGGCGTCTACTACCGCGTCTATGACAAGGCCGGCGCGAATGAGCGCGAATGGCCGCTGGCGCATGTGCCCCTGCTCATCGAAGACGCCGAATGGGCCGCGATCAGCGCCGGGCTCGTGCAGCGCGCCGAGCTGTTCGAGGAAACCATCGCCGATATCTATGGGCCAAACCGGCTGATCGAAAAAGGCATCCTGCCGGCGAGATTGATTGCCGCCAGCCCTGAATATTTGCGGCCTGTCGTGGGCACCACGCCGGCCGGCGGCCATTATCTGCATTTCTGTGCCTTCGAGCTTGGCCGCGGGCCAGACGGCCAGTGGTGGGTGCTGGGCGACCGTACGCAGGCGCCATCAGGCGCCGGCTTTGCCCTGGAGAACCGCGTCGCCACCACGCGCGCCCTGTCCGATATCTATGGCGAGATGCATGTGCACCGGCTTGCCGGTTTCTTCCGCCGCTTCCGCGATGCGCTGATCGGCATGGCCAGGGAAAGCGACGGCCGCGTCGCCATACTGACGCCGGGGCCGCTCAACGAAACCTACTACGAACACGCCTATATCGCCCGCTATCTCGGCATCATGCTGCTCGAGGGCGAGGATTTGACCGTTTCCGGCGGCAGGCTGATGGTGCGCACGGTTTCCGGCCTGATGCCGATCAGCGTGCTGTGGCGGCGGCTCGACGCCGCCTTCGCCGATCCGCTCGAATTGCGTTCGGATTCGCAAATCGGCACGCCGGGGCTGGTCGAGGCGATCCGCCAGAGGGCGGTTTCCACCGTCAATGCGCTGGGCTCCGGCCTGATGGAAACGCGCGCGCTGCTCGCCTTCCTGCCCAAGATTTCACGCGCTTTGCGGGGTGAGGAGTTGTTGCTGCCGAGTGTCGCGACGTGGTGGTGCGGGCAAGCGACCGAACGCGCCCATGTGCTGGCCAATATCGACCGCATGGTGGTCGGCCCTGCGCTGTCGACAAGGCTTGCCTTCGAGGATGATGGCCAGACCACGCTCGGCTCGGCACTGTCGGCCGGGGAGCGGGCCGAGCTAGTGGCGCGCATCGAAAGCGATGGCGGCGCCTTCGTCGGCCAGGAAGCGGTGACGCTGTCGACGACGCCGGTCTTTGTCGGCGGCTGGCTGGAGCCGCGGCCGGCGAGCCTGCGCGTCTATCTGGCGCGCACGCCCGAGGGCTGGACGGTGATGCCGGGCGGGTTTGCCCGTGTCGGCCTGTCGCTCGACCCGACCGCGATCGCCATGCAGCGCGGCGGTCAGGCGGCCGATGTCTGGGTGGTCAGCGACCGACCGGTGGAGCGCGAGACGCTGCTGCCGCAAGAGGGCGACAGTTTTACGCGCACCAGGCCGGGTAGCCTGCCCAGCCGCGCAGCGGAAAACCTGACCTGGCTCGGCCGCTACATCGAACGCTCGGAAGACACGGTGCGCATCCTGCGCGCCTACCATGTGCGGCTGGCCGAGACCTCCGATCCCGATATGCCGTTGCTCGCCGACATCAGGGACTATCTCGAACCGTTCGGCATCGACGTCGAGACGGCGATCCCGTCAGGGCTGATCGGCACGCTCGACAGCGCCGTCTACAGCGCGGGCCAGATCCGCGATCGCTTCTCGCCCGACGGCTGGCTGGCGCTGAAGGACCTGTCGAAGACCATTCATCAGTTCGCCACGACCGTGGCGCCGGGCGACGATGCGACACGGGCCATGACGGTGATCCTGCGCAAGCTCGCCGGCTTTTCCGGCCTGCTGCACGAGAACATGTACCGCTTCGCCGGCTGGCGCTTCCTCGAGATCGGCCGGCGGCTCGAACGCGGCATCCAGATCGCCCGTACGCTGTCCCAGCTGACCCGCGCCAAGGCGCCGGACGGCGCGCTCGACATGATGCTGGAGATCGGCGACAGCGTCATGACCCATCGCCGGCAATATCCGGTGCAGGCCGGCCGGCGCACGGTGATCGATCTTCTGGCACTCGATCCGCTCAATCCGCGCTCCATCCTGTTCCAGTTGGAAAGGCTGAAGGCCGAGATCGGCCTGTTGCCGTCGGTCGGCGGCGAGGGGCACATGTCACCGGCGGCGAAGGAGATTCTGCAGCTTAACACCCAGATCGCCATCAAGGAGCCTTCGGACATGACGGCAAAGGCGCTGGACGACCTCGCTTATGAAATCGGCGGTCTCTACAACAGCCTCGCCAAGGCCTATTTCGGCTAG
- a CDS encoding DNA topoisomerase IB: protein MLQTPGLSHSRSTDGDAAPKNGAQISARDAALTYVSDAEPGIRRLKTAKGFSYKGPNGKPVSDAARARIEAIVIPPAWTDVWISADANGHIQATGRDQRGRKQYRYHPQWAEERDGAKYSSLVAFAESLANLRRTIDSDLRRHGLPFERVVAAVVWLLDNTMIRVGNAAYARDNKSFGLTTLRDRHVDIKGSRLRFAFKGKSGKEWKLKLVDRRIAGIVRGAQDLPGQKLFQYLDEDGNRRPVHSDDVNRYIRDAAGDAFSSKHFRTWGGTIHAASLFAQTELPESQAQQKRVMNSVIDRVAERLGNTRAVCRKCYIHPRVFEAWSQGRLLDEMAQANKRKRSIDGLDDEEALVLRWLKTHER, encoded by the coding sequence ATGCTGCAGACACCCGGATTGTCGCACAGCAGGTCAACCGACGGGGACGCTGCGCCGAAGAATGGGGCGCAGATCTCGGCCAGGGACGCCGCACTGACCTATGTCAGCGATGCCGAGCCCGGCATCCGGCGGCTGAAGACAGCAAAGGGATTTTCCTACAAGGGACCGAACGGGAAGCCCGTCTCGGATGCCGCCAGGGCGCGTATCGAGGCGATCGTCATTCCGCCGGCCTGGACGGATGTCTGGATCTCGGCCGATGCCAACGGGCATATCCAGGCGACCGGCAGGGACCAGCGGGGGCGCAAGCAGTATCGCTATCATCCGCAATGGGCCGAAGAACGCGACGGTGCCAAATATTCGAGCCTCGTCGCTTTCGCCGAAAGCTTGGCCAACCTGCGGCGCACGATAGACAGCGATTTGCGCCGCCATGGCCTGCCGTTCGAGCGCGTCGTCGCTGCGGTCGTCTGGCTGCTCGACAACACGATGATCCGCGTCGGCAATGCCGCCTATGCGCGCGACAACAAGAGCTTCGGCCTGACGACGTTGCGGGACCGCCATGTCGACATCAAGGGATCGAGGCTGCGCTTCGCCTTCAAGGGGAAATCCGGCAAGGAGTGGAAACTGAAGCTGGTCGATCGCCGCATTGCCGGGATCGTGCGGGGTGCGCAGGACCTGCCGGGCCAGAAGCTGTTCCAGTATCTCGACGAGGACGGCAACAGGCGCCCGGTCCACTCCGACGACGTCAACCGTTACATCAGGGACGCCGCCGGCGATGCGTTCAGTTCCAAGCATTTCCGCACCTGGGGCGGCACCATCCATGCCGCATCGCTGTTTGCGCAGACGGAGCTGCCCGAAAGCCAGGCCCAGCAAAAGCGGGTGATGAACAGTGTCATCGACAGAGTGGCCGAGCGGCTGGGCAACACCCGCGCTGTCTGCCGCAAATGCTACATCCATCCGCGGGTTTTCGAGGCCTGGTCGCAGGGGCGATTGCTTGATGAAATGGCGCAAGCCAACAAGCGCAAGCGGTCGATAGACGGTCTCGATGACGAGGAAGCGCTTGTGCTGAGATGGTTGAAGACGCACGAAAGGTGA